In the genome of Halostella limicola, one region contains:
- a CDS encoding S8 family serine peptidase: protein MAVAVPGAAVGPPATVGDPGPAAHGATDVPGDTNVTEHNVTLISGQTVTVVRRGNDTEYRVAPGADLRKVSTPEGTYFFPEHVDLDRVDPALFNVDRLVEQNLTDGESDTIPVIVQRTSEDEDAAFTATSVQEANREFRSGLRRTDGVRTERTLDIANSVSADVEKSGTAETFEAIRSDDDVAGVYLDQRVSVTLENATERVSAAQARAEHNVSGRNVTVAVLDTGIDATHPDLNGSVVHAADFTGEGIENDPFGHGTHVAGIVAGDGTASNGTYVGVAPNASLINLRVLDDDGGGEKSDVIAAMEYAVNDTDADVVSMSLGWPAQRDDPFYGAVENAVENNVTVVASAGNEGRYGRSTIGSPGVVPAAITVGASTDADTLTDFSSRGPTADRGLVKPNLVAPGHEVTSAEAGTDGYVSHSGTSMSAPMVSGTAALLLADNPDWSPTELRSALVATTDRLNDSYDVYETGTGRLNATAALSTDLVVNRTTTDFGDLEPNAEANRTVEFTNLRNESRTLNLTASVTGVTTNVTGNVTLNQTTLSLGPGETGSVEITVNASTTEDFYSGRIRVEGGEYRAIFGYTTRSELTVRKADRNGTEVGVEGDYVVLVSHDTESVSLLTVSNGTAKQRLFSGNYTVISPGYDESNGYTPILMGDVVTVDGDTTLSLYENESVAYTVDPSAIENGTGRLANLTVGGELQNTLPSGQSLDIGTLNFFADSRTVRFGQTQAMNASVSYLLAPSSRYGSDSDYHLDVPVAYHLVYPTVGISSFQTWTPDNATLAAQNATYHRTDVGQSYYVRHDMTHRLYPTSSSRMIYLSVEDRADQTLYVSPSTSSHRVDHRVEAIVGGDWYSQARSHSISPGERRQVAVGKQPVVGSQAHWRLRNDSTADNVSLWTYTQLDQHPTRFVRDSRTGYYVYRNSTEVANGSTADGMVGYTSDAELVDGTRYAVTLLGSNPYDRLGTSVVTRLAATYQRGSDNAPPRIAAVEAPGAGQYNNLTYGGASLRVTVEDGNMTNGSVIVRYANASVTDAPYDGSLANTSANWTEANVTVSSADAGAVTYEATVDTSTVQTERLHLDVVAVDEAGNVRESLVENAYNVGPVGGAYVSGSVKLPSGDAAVGDEVVAVDDSGRVVDYNRTTASGDYRLTVDRNETVTVGYLQYNESTGAPFPADGSVDLAAIERVNASTHTDLGRTALPEANELGFAAVNESGGGVPHAEVSLSVETDGVTYEQLFAVGANGSRPVDGLELAGNATLVVSPPPGADAYVSQTYTETVRMDGDRNITVVLDEASVAPRVNVSASSTTVSTGEPVEFTATGAPATVVQHKEWTFGDGAAAVGTGASVTHSYDESGEYAVELAAVDGAGNVGTATVNVTVESESIGGGGAAPPQNLEDPLGMDASVSTALDGATVSIVRGEAGGSASADLPSTAAVDGVSFDELDVTLAAENREFDLEVAASNQSPDGVTAFDDRATLGYLSVEKSDVTNDDIANATIAFTVAEEGLPDGASLDDVSLYHYANGSWEELPTERNGTAFTAETDGFSAFAVGVARADVDVTGASVDPSAVGAGESVTVTATVANDGSLDGSETVSLTADGETLASTNVSVAAGETRTVEFDVTLDDPGSVELAVGDVDVGEVSVSAATETTASTTAAAADADSDSDGQAGFGVTVALAALLTGTLLARRR, encoded by the coding sequence ATGGCCGTCGCGGTCCCCGGTGCGGCAGTTGGCCCGCCGGCGACGGTGGGCGATCCGGGACCTGCCGCCCATGGAGCGACGGACGTGCCCGGGGACACGAACGTGACGGAGCACAACGTCACGCTGATCAGCGGACAGACCGTGACCGTGGTCCGGCGCGGAAACGACACCGAGTACCGGGTTGCGCCCGGCGCGGACCTCCGAAAGGTGTCGACGCCGGAGGGGACGTACTTCTTCCCGGAGCACGTCGACCTCGATCGGGTCGACCCCGCGCTGTTCAACGTCGACAGACTCGTCGAACAGAACTTGACGGACGGTGAGTCCGATACGATCCCGGTGATCGTCCAGCGGACGTCGGAAGACGAGGACGCGGCGTTCACTGCAACTTCGGTACAGGAGGCGAACAGGGAGTTCCGTAGTGGCCTCCGACGCACCGACGGTGTCCGTACCGAACGGACGCTCGACATCGCCAACTCGGTCTCCGCGGACGTCGAGAAGTCGGGGACGGCTGAGACGTTCGAGGCGATCCGATCGGACGACGACGTTGCGGGCGTCTACCTCGACCAGCGCGTCTCCGTCACGCTCGAAAACGCCACCGAACGCGTCTCCGCCGCGCAGGCGCGGGCGGAGCACAACGTGAGCGGTCGGAACGTCACCGTCGCCGTGCTCGACACCGGCATCGACGCCACGCACCCCGACCTGAACGGGTCAGTCGTCCACGCGGCGGACTTCACCGGCGAGGGGATCGAAAACGATCCCTTCGGCCACGGAACGCACGTCGCCGGCATCGTGGCGGGCGACGGCACGGCCAGCAACGGGACGTACGTGGGCGTGGCGCCGAACGCGAGCCTGATCAACCTCCGCGTGCTCGACGACGACGGCGGGGGTGAGAAGTCCGACGTCATCGCGGCCATGGAGTACGCGGTCAATGACACCGACGCCGACGTCGTCAGCATGAGCCTCGGATGGCCCGCACAGCGCGACGACCCCTTCTACGGGGCGGTCGAGAACGCGGTCGAGAACAACGTGACCGTCGTCGCCTCCGCCGGCAACGAGGGACGCTACGGTCGGTCCACTATCGGCTCTCCGGGCGTCGTCCCGGCGGCGATCACTGTCGGCGCAAGCACGGACGCCGATACCCTGACCGACTTCTCGTCCCGCGGCCCCACCGCCGACCGGGGCCTCGTCAAGCCGAACCTCGTCGCGCCGGGCCACGAGGTGACGAGCGCGGAGGCCGGAACGGACGGATACGTCTCTCACTCCGGGACGAGCATGTCCGCGCCGATGGTGAGCGGCACCGCGGCGCTCCTGCTGGCGGACAACCCCGACTGGTCGCCGACCGAACTCCGGAGCGCGCTCGTCGCCACGACCGACCGTCTCAACGACTCCTACGACGTCTACGAGACCGGGACGGGTCGACTCAACGCCACGGCCGCGCTCTCGACCGACCTCGTCGTCAACCGGACGACGACCGATTTCGGTGACCTCGAACCGAACGCCGAGGCGAACCGGACGGTCGAGTTCACTAACCTCCGGAACGAGTCTCGGACGCTGAACCTCACGGCGAGCGTCACCGGTGTGACGACCAACGTCACGGGGAACGTCACGCTGAACCAAACCACCTTGAGCCTCGGCCCCGGCGAGACCGGCAGCGTCGAGATAACCGTCAACGCGAGCACGACCGAGGACTTCTACTCCGGCCGGATCCGCGTCGAGGGTGGCGAGTACCGGGCGATCTTCGGCTACACGACGAGGAGCGAACTGACGGTCAGGAAGGCCGATCGGAACGGCACTGAGGTCGGCGTGGAAGGCGACTACGTCGTTCTGGTCTCCCACGACACCGAGTCCGTGTCGTTACTCACGGTCTCGAACGGGACGGCGAAACAGCGCCTGTTCAGCGGCAACTACACCGTCATCTCGCCCGGCTACGACGAGTCGAACGGCTACACGCCCATCCTGATGGGCGACGTCGTCACGGTCGACGGCGACACGACCCTCTCCCTGTACGAGAACGAGTCGGTGGCCTACACGGTCGACCCGAGCGCCATCGAGAACGGAACGGGGCGATTGGCGAACCTCACGGTCGGCGGGGAACTCCAGAACACGCTGCCGAGCGGCCAGTCGCTCGACATCGGGACCCTGAACTTCTTCGCGGACAGCCGGACCGTGCGATTCGGTCAGACGCAGGCGATGAACGCGAGCGTCTCCTATCTGCTCGCGCCGTCGAGCCGCTACGGGAGCGACTCCGACTACCACCTCGACGTGCCCGTGGCGTACCATCTGGTGTATCCGACTGTCGGAATCAGCAGTTTCCAGACGTGGACGCCGGATAACGCCACTCTCGCCGCGCAGAACGCGACGTACCACCGGACGGACGTCGGACAGTCGTACTACGTCCGGCACGACATGACCCACCGGCTGTATCCGACGTCCTCGAGCAGGATGATCTACCTGTCGGTCGAGGACCGGGCTGATCAAACGCTCTACGTCTCGCCGTCGACCAGCAGTCATCGGGTCGACCATCGCGTCGAGGCCATCGTCGGCGGAGACTGGTACAGCCAGGCACGGAGCCACTCGATCAGCCCCGGCGAGCGCCGTCAGGTCGCCGTCGGGAAACAGCCTGTCGTCGGGAGCCAGGCGCACTGGCGATTGCGGAACGATTCCACGGCGGATAACGTCTCGCTGTGGACGTACACGCAGTTGGACCAGCACCCGACGCGGTTCGTCCGCGACAGCCGGACCGGCTACTACGTCTACCGGAACTCGACGGAGGTCGCCAACGGGTCCACGGCCGACGGGATGGTGGGCTACACGAGCGACGCCGAACTGGTCGACGGGACGCGGTACGCCGTCACCCTCCTCGGGTCGAACCCCTACGACAGGCTCGGGACGAGCGTCGTCACCCGCCTCGCCGCGACGTACCAGCGGGGCTCGGACAACGCTCCCCCGCGGATAGCGGCCGTCGAAGCCCCCGGCGCCGGGCAGTACAACAACCTGACCTACGGCGGGGCGTCCCTGCGGGTGACGGTCGAGGACGGCAACATGACGAACGGCAGCGTCATCGTCAGGTACGCGAACGCGTCCGTCACCGACGCGCCGTACGACGGATCGCTAGCGAACACCAGCGCGAACTGGACCGAGGCGAACGTCACCGTCAGCTCGGCGGACGCCGGCGCGGTGACCTACGAGGCCACCGTCGACACGTCGACCGTGCAGACGGAGCGTCTCCACCTGGACGTCGTCGCCGTCGACGAGGCGGGTAACGTCCGCGAGTCGCTGGTCGAGAACGCGTACAACGTCGGTCCGGTCGGCGGGGCGTACGTCTCCGGGAGCGTGAAGTTACCGTCAGGCGACGCCGCGGTGGGCGACGAGGTCGTCGCCGTCGACGACAGCGGACGCGTCGTCGATTACAACCGGACCACCGCCTCGGGCGACTACCGCCTCACCGTCGACCGCAACGAGACGGTGACGGTGGGCTACCTGCAGTACAACGAGTCCACCGGCGCGCCGTTCCCCGCCGACGGGAGCGTCGACCTGGCGGCGATCGAACGGGTCAACGCCTCCACCCACACCGATCTCGGACGGACGGCCCTCCCCGAGGCGAACGAACTCGGGTTCGCCGCGGTGAACGAGTCCGGCGGCGGCGTCCCGCACGCCGAGGTGTCCCTCTCCGTCGAGACGGACGGCGTAACCTACGAGCAACTGTTCGCCGTCGGCGCGAACGGCTCTCGGCCCGTCGACGGCCTCGAACTGGCGGGCAACGCCACTCTCGTGGTCAGTCCGCCGCCCGGCGCCGACGCGTACGTCTCGCAGACGTACACAGAGACCGTCCGGATGGACGGGGACCGGAACATCACGGTCGTCCTCGACGAGGCGTCGGTCGCACCGCGCGTGAACGTCTCCGCCTCGTCGACGACGGTGAGCACCGGCGAGCCGGTCGAGTTCACCGCGACCGGTGCGCCGGCCACCGTCGTCCAGCACAAGGAGTGGACCTTCGGGGACGGCGCCGCCGCGGTCGGAACCGGCGCGAGCGTGACGCACAGCTACGACGAGAGCGGCGAGTACGCGGTCGAACTGGCCGCGGTCGACGGCGCCGGTAACGTCGGAACTGCGACGGTGAACGTCACCGTCGAGTCTGAAAGCATCGGTGGCGGCGGTGCGGCCCCGCCGCAAAACCTCGAAGACCCGCTCGGTATGGACGCGTCGGTCTCGACGGCGCTCGACGGCGCAACCGTGTCGATCGTCCGCGGGGAGGCCGGCGGGTCAGCGTCGGCTGACCTCCCGTCGACGGCCGCCGTCGACGGCGTCTCGTTTGACGAACTCGACGTCACGCTGGCCGCCGAGAATCGGGAGTTCGACCTGGAAGTGGCGGCGTCGAACCAGTCGCCGGACGGCGTGACGGCGTTCGACGACCGCGCGACGCTCGGCTACCTGTCGGTCGAGAAGTCGGACGTCACCAACGACGACATCGCGAACGCGACGATCGCATTCACCGTCGCCGAGGAGGGCCTCCCCGACGGAGCGTCGCTCGACGACGTCAGCCTCTATCACTACGCGAACGGCAGCTGGGAGGAGCTTCCGACCGAGCGCAACGGGACGGCCTTCACTGCCGAAACGGACGGCTTCTCCGCGTTCGCCGTGGGGGTCGCCCGCGCCGACGTCGACGTCACCGGCGCGTCGGTCGACCCCTCCGCGGTCGGCGCCGGCGAGTCGGTCACTGTCACCGCGACCGTCGCGAACGACGGCTCGCTCGACGGCAGTGAAACCGTTTCCCTCACCGCCGACGGCGAGACGCTCGCGTCGACGAACGTTAGCGTCGCGGCCGGCGAGACCCGCACCGTCGAGTTCGACGTGACCCTCGACGACCCCGGCTCGGTCGAACTGGCGGTCGGCGACGTCGACGTAGGCGAAGTGTCCGTGTCGGCGGCGACGGAGACGACCGCTTCGACGACTGCCGCGGCTGCCGACGCCGATTCCGACAGCGACGGTCAGGCGGGATTCGGCGTGACCGTCGCCCTCGCGGCGCTGCTCACCGGGACGTTGCTCGCCCGCCGCCGGTAG
- a CDS encoding uracil-xanthine permease family protein: MAHEESTAASTADDIEYGIDDRPPTGESVLLGLQHYLTMVGANIAVPLLLAGALDMPGDVAARFVGTFFVVSGVATLAQTTLGNRYPIVQGAPFSMLAPALAIVGVVSATGEAAWQTKLVALQGAIIAAALAEVAIGYLGIVGKIRRYLSPVVIAPTIALIGLSLFNVPQIAGATNWWLLGFTVLLIVGFSQYLDVAHRAFRLFPVLLGMVTAWLVAAALSVAGVYTPESSGYVPLGQVADAPAFLAIYPLQWGMPEFQLSLAIGMFAGVLASIVESFGDYHAVARIAGHGAPSEKRINHGIGMEGLMNVFSGIMGTGGSTSYSENIGAIGLTGVASRYVVQVGAVTMIVVGYVGYFGQLVTTIPDPIVGGLFVAMFGQIVAVGLSNLEYVDLSSGRNTFVIGFALFAGLAVPAYMGGFESAAAFRSGMESVAVLGPVLGTRLVADTLYVIGGTGMAVGGLVALVLDNTIEGTPEERGLVAWERITEDESDFRTAWERWRGGDEVAPESAD, translated from the coding sequence ATGGCGCACGAAGAGTCCACGGCGGCGTCGACCGCCGACGACATCGAGTACGGTATCGACGACAGACCGCCGACGGGGGAGTCGGTGCTGCTCGGCCTCCAGCACTACCTGACGATGGTCGGCGCGAACATCGCGGTGCCGCTGCTGCTCGCCGGCGCACTCGACATGCCGGGAGACGTCGCGGCCCGGTTCGTCGGCACGTTCTTCGTCGTCTCGGGCGTCGCGACGCTGGCGCAGACGACGCTCGGCAACCGCTACCCGATCGTCCAGGGCGCGCCGTTCTCCATGCTCGCGCCGGCGCTTGCCATCGTCGGCGTCGTGAGCGCCACCGGCGAGGCGGCGTGGCAGACGAAACTCGTCGCGCTCCAGGGCGCGATCATCGCCGCGGCGCTCGCCGAGGTCGCTATCGGCTACCTCGGTATCGTCGGGAAGATCCGCCGGTACCTCTCGCCGGTCGTCATCGCGCCGACCATCGCGCTCATCGGCCTCTCGCTGTTCAACGTCCCCCAGATCGCCGGCGCGACGAACTGGTGGCTCCTCGGGTTCACCGTCCTGCTCATCGTCGGCTTCTCGCAGTACCTCGACGTGGCGCACCGCGCGTTCCGCCTGTTTCCCGTCCTGCTCGGCATGGTGACCGCGTGGCTCGTCGCCGCCGCGCTCTCGGTGGCGGGCGTCTACACGCCCGAGTCGTCGGGCTACGTCCCCCTCGGGCAGGTCGCCGACGCCCCGGCGTTCCTCGCGATCTACCCGCTCCAGTGGGGGATGCCCGAGTTCCAGCTCTCGCTCGCGATCGGCATGTTCGCGGGCGTGCTCGCCTCCATCGTCGAGAGCTTCGGCGACTACCACGCCGTCGCCCGCATCGCCGGCCACGGCGCGCCGAGCGAGAAGCGCATCAACCACGGCATCGGCATGGAGGGGCTGATGAACGTGTTCTCCGGGATCATGGGCACCGGCGGGTCGACCTCGTACTCGGAGAACATCGGCGCGATCGGCCTCACGGGCGTCGCCTCGCGCTACGTCGTGCAGGTCGGCGCGGTGACGATGATCGTCGTCGGCTACGTCGGCTACTTCGGCCAGCTCGTCACCACCATCCCCGACCCCATCGTCGGCGGCCTCTTCGTCGCCATGTTCGGCCAGATCGTCGCGGTCGGCCTCTCGAACCTGGAGTACGTCGACCTCTCCTCCGGCCGGAACACGTTCGTCATCGGCTTCGCGCTGTTCGCAGGCCTCGCGGTGCCGGCGTACATGGGCGGCTTCGAGAGCGCCGCCGCGTTCCGGAGCGGCATGGAGAGCGTCGCGGTGCTCGGCCCCGTGCTCGGGACGCGACTCGTCGCCGACACGCTCTACGTCATCGGCGGCACCGGGATGGCCGTCGGCGGTCTCGTGGCGCTGGTTCTCGACAACACCATCGAAGGCACGCCCGAGGAGCGCGGCCTCGTCGCTTGGGAGCGGATCACAGAGGACGAGAGCGACTTCCGGACCGCCTGGGAGCGGTGGCGTGGCGGGGACGAAGTTGCCCCGGAATCGGCCGACTGA
- the dhaM gene encoding dihydroxyacetone kinase phosphoryl donor subunit DhaM: protein MVGLLVVSHSADAARGISDIAAEMGGADAEIVPVGGDPDGGIGTSVPDIQDALEAMDAAEVVVLVDLGSAVMNAEMAVETSEKDVVVADAPILEGALNAAVEASSSKATLDSVRESAEEARDVSKT from the coding sequence ATGGTCGGCCTGCTGGTCGTCTCCCACAGCGCCGACGCCGCCCGCGGCATCAGCGACATCGCCGCGGAGATGGGCGGGGCCGACGCCGAGATCGTCCCGGTCGGCGGCGACCCCGACGGCGGCATCGGCACCAGCGTCCCCGACATCCAGGACGCGCTGGAAGCGATGGACGCCGCGGAGGTCGTGGTCCTCGTCGACCTCGGGAGCGCGGTGATGAACGCGGAGATGGCCGTCGAGACGAGCGAGAAGGACGTCGTCGTCGCCGACGCGCCGATACTGGAAGGCGCGCTCAACGCCGCCGTCGAGGCGTCGAGTTCGAAGGCGACGCTCGACTCGGTCAGGGAGTCCGCGGAGGAAGCGCGCGACGTGTCGAAGACGTAG